The Sulfurimonas sp. genome includes a region encoding these proteins:
- a CDS encoding valine--tRNA ligase: MSNGYNPQEIENRYYKIWEDRKYFEIDGNKEIQKENKNFAIMMPPPNVTGRLHIGHALTFTLQDIITRYKRMDGYKTLWQPGTDHAGIATQNVVEKQLLAEGTTKEEIGREAFLERAWAWKEESAGIMTDQLRKMGVSPAWERERFTMDEGLQKSVKEAFVHLYNKGLIVRGNYMVNWCTHDGALSDIEVEHEDTDGKFYHIIYPFADGSGHVEVATTRPETYFGDTAVMVHPEDERYKALIGKKIKLPLLDREVSIIADEHVDMEFGTGVVKVTPAHDQNDYEVGKRHDLEFITVFDEKGILNDYAGEFKGLERLEARDVIVKRLEEEGFMVKIEDHKHQVGHCYRCKNVVEPYISKQWFVRNEVADSSIKKTNNGEAKFFPPHWINSYNSWMGDLRDWCISRQLWWGHQIPVFYCDDCDHEWASLEDSEDVCPKCASKNVRQDPDVLDTWFSSALWPFSTLGWGNGDTEMDKLFKSEDLKEFYPNALLITGFDILFFWVARMMMMGESFMGELPFNHIYLHALVRDENGQKMSKSKGNVIDPLDMVNKYSADILRFTLAISAAQGRDIRMSEEKLQLNRNFTNKLYNASKYLQMNVDTFPDLAGLCLKTDLGKYMASRLNQATKEVREALDEYKFNDAATVIYRFIWNEFCDWGIELSKADKGAIVELGAVFKESMKLLHPFMPFVTEYLYHELSGTNLDSDESIMIKEYPYKTKRRKEEDKFEIIMDAIVSIRRAKVLVDMANQKIDKAYVKVDGMSDEDKETMKPFIMKLAKVEKELIFTDSKIEDAVSDIADKCETFIPTDSIDLTPIINKLTKQNEKLDKEIGKLSGMLNNEKFVANAPEDVLAKNREQLADAEAKKAKVEEQLNSLQA; encoded by the coding sequence ATGTCAAACGGCTACAACCCACAAGAGATAGAAAATAGATATTACAAAATTTGGGAAGATAGAAAATACTTCGAGATTGATGGAAATAAAGAGATTCAAAAAGAGAACAAAAATTTCGCAATCATGATGCCACCACCTAATGTAACAGGCCGTCTGCACATCGGTCATGCACTAACATTTACACTACAGGACATCATCACTCGTTATAAACGTATGGACGGGTATAAAACTCTATGGCAGCCTGGAACTGACCATGCAGGTATCGCTACTCAAAACGTTGTTGAAAAACAACTTTTAGCTGAAGGCACTACAAAAGAAGAGATTGGTCGTGAAGCATTTTTAGAGCGTGCATGGGCTTGGAAAGAAGAATCTGCTGGAATTATGACTGATCAGCTTCGTAAAATGGGTGTATCACCTGCTTGGGAGCGCGAGCGTTTTACTATGGATGAGGGTCTTCAAAAATCAGTTAAAGAAGCATTTGTTCACCTATATAACAAAGGTCTTATTGTTCGTGGGAACTATATGGTTAACTGGTGTACACACGATGGTGCATTAAGTGATATCGAAGTTGAACACGAAGATACTGACGGTAAGTTTTACCACATCATCTATCCGTTTGCCGATGGAAGCGGTCATGTTGAAGTAGCTACAACAAGACCTGAGACATATTTTGGTGATACTGCTGTTATGGTTCACCCTGAAGATGAGCGCTATAAAGCTCTAATCGGTAAAAAAATCAAACTGCCGTTACTTGATCGTGAAGTAAGCATAATCGCTGATGAACATGTTGATATGGAATTTGGAACTGGTGTTGTTAAGGTTACACCTGCGCATGACCAAAACGACTACGAAGTTGGAAAGCGTCACGACTTAGAGTTTATAACTGTATTTGATGAAAAAGGTATTCTAAACGACTATGCAGGTGAGTTTAAAGGTTTAGAACGTCTTGAAGCACGTGATGTAATTGTAAAACGCCTTGAAGAAGAAGGTTTTATGGTTAAAATAGAAGATCATAAACACCAAGTAGGACACTGTTACAGATGTAAAAACGTAGTTGAGCCTTACATCTCTAAACAATGGTTTGTAAGAAATGAAGTAGCTGACAGTTCTATCAAAAAGACAAACAACGGTGAAGCAAAATTCTTCCCACCACACTGGATCAACTCATACAACTCTTGGATGGGTGATCTTCGTGACTGGTGTATATCTCGTCAGCTTTGGTGGGGACACCAAATTCCGGTATTTTACTGTGATGATTGTGATCATGAGTGGGCTTCTCTAGAAGACTCAGAAGATGTATGTCCAAAATGTGCATCTAAAAATGTACGCCAAGATCCTGACGTGCTTGATACTTGGTTCTCATCAGCTCTATGGCCTTTCTCAACTCTTGGATGGGGTAACGGCGATACTGAGATGGACAAACTGTTTAAATCAGAAGATCTAAAAGAGTTTTATCCAAATGCTCTTTTAATTACAGGTTTTGACATCCTTTTCTTCTGGGTTGCCAGAATGATGATGATGGGTGAATCTTTTATGGGTGAACTCCCATTTAACCACATCTATCTACACGCACTAGTACGTGATGAGAATGGTCAGAAGATGTCTAAATCTAAGGGTAACGTAATTGATCCTCTTGATATGGTTAATAAATACTCGGCTGATATCTTACGTTTTACACTTGCAATTTCAGCAGCTCAGGGTCGTGATATCCGTATGAGTGAAGAAAAGCTTCAACTAAATCGTAACTTTACAAACAAGCTTTACAATGCAAGTAAATACCTTCAGATGAATGTTGACACTTTCCCTGATTTAGCAGGACTATGTTTAAAAACAGACCTTGGTAAGTATATGGCATCTCGTCTTAACCAAGCTACAAAAGAGGTTCGTGAAGCATTAGATGAGTACAAATTTAACGATGCAGCTACAGTTATCTATAGATTTATCTGGAATGAATTCTGTGACTGGGGAATTGAGCTTTCTAAAGCTGATAAAGGTGCCATTGTAGAACTTGGTGCTGTATTTAAAGAGTCTATGAAACTTCTTCACCCATTTATGCCGTTTGTTACAGAGTACCTTTACCACGAGTTAAGCGGAACAAACTTAGATAGTGACGAATCTATAATGATCAAAGAGTACCCTTACAAAACTAAAAGACGTAAAGAGGAAGATAAGTTCGAGATCATTATGGATGCGATCGTATCGATCCGTCGTGCAAAAGTTTTAGTAGATATGGCTAACCAGAAAATAGACAAAGCTTATGTAAAAGTTGATGGCATGAGCGATGAAGATAAAGAGACTATGAAGCCGTTTATAATGAAACTTGCTAAAGTTGAAAAAGAACTAATCTTCACAGATAGCAAAATTGAAGATGCGGTAAGTGACATTGCAGATAAATGTGAGACTTTTATACCGACTGATTCTATCGACTTAACACCGATCATCAACAAACTGACTAAACAAAACGAGAAGTTAGATAAAGAGATTGGAAAACTTAGCGGTATGCTAAATAATGAAAAATTCGTAGCCAATGCTCCAGAAGATGTACTAGCTAAGAATCGTGAACAATTAGCTGATGCAGAAGCTAAAAAAGCAAAAGTAGAGGAACAACTAAACTCTCTTCAAGCTTAA
- a CDS encoding TetR/AcrR family transcriptional regulator, whose product MQNKKRSLTKEKIKNAAIELFNTKETISITTNHIAKEAGISSGNLYYHYKNKEEIIRDIYSDMSARFESFNSFEQILISENPLKELSEMFDKYGDMFWDYRFLMRDSALLMALDPELKSMFAKNQEKRILQIEGLLKYLISQEILEGISAEQLNMRAKMHWFISAYWQIFASTRGEVTKDSIKEAKEMIFELHIFPFLSQKGKGLMKEAKSH is encoded by the coding sequence ATGCAAAATAAAAAACGCTCACTTACAAAAGAGAAAATAAAAAATGCCGCTATAGAGCTTTTCAATACAAAAGAAACAATCTCGATCACCACAAATCATATTGCAAAAGAAGCCGGTATATCAAGCGGTAATCTTTATTACCACTATAAAAATAAAGAGGAGATCATAAGAGATATATATTCCGATATGTCGGCACGTTTTGAATCTTTTAATAGTTTTGAGCAAATACTGATAAGTGAGAACCCATTAAAAGAGCTCTCAGAGATGTTTGACAAATATGGTGATATGTTTTGGGATTATAGGTTTTTAATGAGAGATTCAGCTTTACTTATGGCACTGGATCCAGAATTAAAGTCCATGTTTGCAAAAAATCAGGAAAAAAGAATTTTGCAGATTGAAGGTCTTTTAAAATATCTGATCTCTCAAGAAATTTTAGAGGGTATATCTGCTGAGCAGTTAAATATGAGAGCGAAAATGCATTGGTTCATATCTGCATACTGGCAAATTTTTGCTTCGACAAGAGGTGAAGTAACGAAGGACTCAATAAAAGAAGCCAAAGAGATGATCTTTGAGCTTCATATATTCCCATTCCTTTCACAAAAGGGAAAAGGTTTAATGAAAGAGGCTAAATCTCATTAA